GGGCGGGAAGCGGCGGGAATCCCGTGTTCGGCCAGCAGGCCGATCACGGATTGCTCCATGTCGGTGACCAGGCCCCGAATACCCCGATCCACACTCTTGAGATCCAGGAGCAGGTAAGCGATAAGCTGGCCCGGCCCATGGTAGGTGATTTGTCCGCCCCGGTCACTTTGTACCACGGGAATGGTCCCGGGATCGAGGAGGTGTTCGGCCTTGCCCGCTTGTCCCTGGGTGAATACCGGGGGGTGTTCCAGGAGCCAGATTTCGGAGGGGATATCCGGCTTCCGGTTGTTGGTGAAGCGCTGCATGGCCTGCCAGGTCTGCAGGTAGTCCTGTTGCCCCAGGTTACGGATGATCACAGGAACAGGCACGCTTCTTCTGCCGGGAAGGGGCGCGGGTCAGAGCCGCATCAGCACCCGGTCATGGGCGGTGAGCTCATCGTAAATTGCATCCAGGTGTTCGCGGCTCCGGGCTTCGATATCCACACTCACGGAGACATACTTGCCGTTTTTGCTGGGGCGTATGTGCACCGCGCCCTCGTGGATATCCGGGCAGTGGCGGCGAATGATATTCACCACCAGGGCATCAAAATCATCTTCGTCCAGGCCCATTGCGCGTACCCGGAACCTGCACGGGTAGGTCATGCCTTCGGGGGTGTTGTCGTCCGGGGTTTGCGGGTCGTCACTCATAACAGTTGTCGCTGGCTTGGGTTCTCAGCCGCAGGCGTTCCTTGCAGGCGGCGTACAGGGCATCCATTCTTTCCCACATGGGGCCGGGCAGCCCATTTGCAACCGGTTTGCCGTTGAGGCGGGTAACGGGCATGACTTCCTTGGTGGAACTGGTGATCCAGATTTCATCAGCACTCTCAAGCTCGTCCGCAGAGATACTGGCTTCTGCATAGGGGATGCCGTCCTCCATGGCCAGTTCCAGCACCAGATCCCGGGTGATGCCGGGCAGCAGGTGGGTGCTCTTGGGGGGGGTGATGACCAGGCCTTCCTTGACCATGAACAGATTGGAGGCAGTACCCTCGTTGGCCAGTCCGTCACGCACCAGGATGGCTTCGTCGGCGCCTTCTTCCCGGGCCTGGCTCTGGGCCAGGATATTGGCCAGCAGGGTAATGGCCTTGATGTCGCAGCGCTGCCAGCGGATGTCTTCCAGGGTGATCACCGACATCCCCCGGGCCACCAGTTCCGGATCGCGTCGGTTGATGGGGCTGGCCATGGCCATCAAGGTGGGTTGCACCTGTTCCGGGATGGCGTGCAGACGTTTTCCGTAGGCGCCGCGGGTGATCTGCAGGTAGATCTGCTGGTCTTCACTGCCCCGCTGTTGCAGCAGCCGATGCAGGATCTGTGACCATTGCTCGTGATCCAGCGGTGGGGTCATGCGGATGGCTGCCAGGGAGTTGTTCAGGCGGTCCAGGTGCTCCCGCAGGCGGAAGGGGAGTCCTGCGTAGGCAGGGATGACCTCATACACGCCGTCGCCGAACAGGAAGCCGCGATCCATGACGGAAACCCGGGCCTGATCTTCCGGGATGAATTCGCCGTTCAGATAGAGAAGTGGGGTCATGGGGTTCATTCGAAGATCATCAACATGCTGTCCAGGATATTGTGGAAGAAGCCGCCTTCACGCACCCGGCGCTGGGCCACCAGGGGGACTTCCTTGATGACCTTGCCGTCGTGCTCCAGGGTGATGCTGCCCAGTTTCTGTCCCTGACTGACGGGGGCCATGACGCTATTGCGGATTTGTACCCTGGCTTTGAGCTTGTCATAGCTGCCCCGGGGAATGGTCACGTATAGATCCTGCTCCACCCCGAGGCCCAGGTTCTCCACTTCCCCCTTCCAGACACGGATGGTTCTCAGGGGGGTTCCTGCATTGTACAGACGGTGGGTCTGGTAGAAACGGAAGCCGAAATTGAGCAGTGTCTGGCTTTCCCGGGCACGGGCTTCATCACTCTTGGTGCCCATGACCACTGACAGCAGGCGCATGTTCTCCCGCTTGGCTGAAGCCACCAGGCAGTAACCGGCAGCGGCAGTGTGTCCGGTCTTTATCCCATCCACGCTGGGATCCCGCCACAGCAGGCGGTTGCGGTTTTTCTGGGTAATACCGTTGTAGGTGAATTCCCTGGTGGAGTACAAGGGATAGAACTGGGGAAACTCGGTAATCAGGGCCCGGGTGACTTTGAGGATATCTTCCGGAGTGGAGTAATGGTTGGGGTCCGGTAGACCGGTGGCATTGGCGAAATGGGTGTTTTCCATACCCAGTTCCACGGCATGCTTGTTCATGAGAACCGCAAAGGCTTCTTCGCTGCCGGTGATGTGTTCCGCCAGAGCCACACAGGCGTCGTTGCCTGAAGCGATGATCATGCCATGGATGAGATCATCCACAGAGACCTGCTTGCCCACTTCGATGAACATGCGGGAGCCGGGGGTTTTCCATGCCTTCTTACTGACCAACACCTGGTCATCGAGACTGATGTTGCCGGCTTCCAGTTCCTTGAATACCGTATAGGCCGTCATGATCTTGGTCAGACTGGCCGGTTCCAGGCGCTTGTCCGCGTTGTTTTCCGCGAGTACCTTGCCGCTGTGGAAATCCAGGAGCAGGTGGCCGGTGGCGGCTATTTTGGGCGGGGAGGCAATGGGAGCGGCGACCAGGCTGCTGGCGAGCACCAGGCAGCCAAGCATACTGAGTAATATCTTCATCGGAGTCATGGCTCTATTGTACTACGTGGTATTGGTGTATGCCCCAGCGGGGCAGCTGTTGGGTGAGCTGTTCCAGTTGCCGGGCATTCTCCACCGGTCCCAGCCAGACTTTGTGGATGGCGCCGGATGGCTGGTTGTCGGTTTTTATCTGACCCCTGAAACCGGCTTGTTGTTCCAGGCGATGCAGCAACTGTCGGGCATTCCGGATATTGCTGAAGGCGCCTGCTTGTACCCATAGGGGGAAATCGGTTGCGACTCCTTTGTCCACAGGATCCGCCGCTGAAATGGCAACGATTTCCACCGGGGCGGTGCCGTGTCCCAGCACGCCCAGCCTGGAGGCCGCGGCGTAGGACAGATCGATGATGCGTCCGGCATGAAAAGGGCCGCGGTCGTTGACCTTGACCACCACGGATTTGCGGTTTTGCAGGTTGGTCACCTTGACCCAGGTTGGCAGTGGCAGGGTCTTGTGGGCGGCCGTCATGGCATACATGTCATAGGGTTCGCCGCTGGAAGTGCGTTTTCCGTGGAACTTGAGTCCATACCAGGAGGCGAGCCCCTGTTCCCGGAAATTCCGGGCGTCCTTCATCACATGGTAGGTGATGCCGCGTACAGTGTAGCTGTCAGGATTGCCATAGCGGCTGTGGGGTACTTTTTGCGGCACGGCATCGGGTACCTGGCTCACGTCCACCGGCGTGGAGGGGCCGTAGTCCTCATCTGGAAACTCATGAGTCTTGATGCTGCAGGCGCTCAACCAGACGCTCAGACCCAGAAGAAAGGCAAAACGGATGGTTTTAGAAGGCTGTTGAAAAACACCATTTTTCGGCAGCCTGATTGCCGCACAAGGATGTCCGAGTTGAAAAAGTCCAAGGAAGGGCTTTTTCAACATCCTGTCAGTATTGGTGGATTTCACGAATACGCTCGCCCAACTGATACACAGCCATGGCGTAGAGCTCGCTGTGGTTGTAGCGGGTGATGACATAAAAATTGTTCAGGCCAGCCCAGTATTCCGGGCCTTTCTCCGTAACCAGCTTGATCAGGGCGGTATCCAGGTCATCTCCCAGGGCCGGATCCATGCTCAGGCCGGCCTGGCGCAGCTGTCCCAGGGTGAACCTGGGTTTCAATCCGGCGTCGATGAATTTCCCATGGGTTTTGTTCACTCCGGAAACAGGAATGGTGACCGGTAGTCCGGCCTTCCAGCCGTGGCGGGCAAAATAGTTTGCCACACTGCCGATGGCATCGGCTTCGTTGTTCCAGATATCACGCCTGCCATCACCATCGAAGTCCACGGCATAGGCCAGATAGCTGCTGGGCATGAACTGCCCAAGCCCCATGGCGCCGGCATAGGAACCCTTGGGTAGGGTGGGGTCAAGGCCTTCATCACGGGTCAGAATGAGGTACTTCTCCAGTTCTGCAGTAAAGAATTTACTGCGCTTGGGATAGTGGAAAGCCAGGGTATAGAGAGCATCCAGTACCCTGTCCTTGCCGGCAATACGGCCATAAAAGGTTTCCACACCAATAATGGCCACGACAAACTGTGGCGGCACGCCGTAGGTCTGCTCGGCTCTGTTCAGGGTTTCCTCATTGCGTTTCCAGAATTCCGCACCCTGGTCGATGCGCTTGTCCTGGAGAAATATCCTGCGGTACTGACCCCAGTTCAGGGTATGTTCCGCAGGTTTGTTCATGCGGTCGATGATGTCCTGGCGTTTCTGCGCCTTGTTGAGCACTTTGCGCAACTCAGCGGCATCGAAGCCCTGGGTTTTGCTCATGTGATCGATAAAAGCATTCACCCGGGAGTCTCCCAACACCAGTGTTGGGAGACAGAACAGAAGTAGTACCAATATACGCATAGTCATTTGGGCAGTAATTTCCTGTGGGTGTGTATGGACATGAGCATACCGAAACCCGCCATCAGGGTCACCAGGGAGGTGCCACCATAGCTGACCAGGGGCAGGGGTACGCCGACGACGGGCAGTATGCCGCTGACCATGCCCATATTGACGAAAAGATAGACGAAGAAAACCAGTATCAGGGCCCCGGCCAGGAGGCGGCTGTAGCTGTCCTGGGCCTGGGAGGCCATGTACAGGCCGCGCAGGATGATAAACAGGAATATGGCTATCAGTATCAGAATGCCGATGAGGCCAAACTCCTCCCCCAGCACGGCAAAGATGAAATCCGTGTGCCTTTCCGGCAGAAATTCCAACTGGGACTGAGTGCCGTTGAGCCATCCTTTGCCATAGATGCCACCAGAGCCAATGGCGATCTTGGACTGGATGATGTGATAGCCGGATCCCAGGGGGTCGCTTTCGGGGTTGAGAAAGGTGAGTACTCTGCGACGCTGATAGTCATGCATCAGATACCAGACCGCAGGTGCCGCCGATGCGGCCAGCAGGCCCAGGCCGATGATGAGGCGCCAGCTGATGCCCGCCAGGAACAGCACAAACAGGCCGCTGCTGGCCACGAGTATGGCGGTACCCAGATCCGGTTGCTTGGCAATCAGGAGTACGGGGATGGCCAGTAGTACCAGGCTCAGAATGATCTGTTTCCAGTTCGGGGGCAGGGGTTTGCTCGACAGGAA
This sequence is a window from Thiolapillus brandeum. Protein-coding genes within it:
- a CDS encoding HP0495 family protein translates to MSDDPQTPDDNTPEGMTYPCRFRVRAMGLDEDDFDALVVNIIRRHCPDIHEGAVHIRPSKNGKYVSVSVDIEARSREHLDAIYDELTAHDRVLMRL
- the mltB gene encoding lytic murein transglycosylase B, producing the protein MTMRILVLLLFCLPTLVLGDSRVNAFIDHMSKTQGFDAAELRKVLNKAQKRQDIIDRMNKPAEHTLNWGQYRRIFLQDKRIDQGAEFWKRNEETLNRAEQTYGVPPQFVVAIIGVETFYGRIAGKDRVLDALYTLAFHYPKRSKFFTAELEKYLILTRDEGLDPTLPKGSYAGAMGLGQFMPSSYLAYAVDFDGDGRRDIWNNEADAIGSVANYFARHGWKAGLPVTIPVSGVNKTHGKFIDAGLKPRFTLGQLRQAGLSMDPALGDDLDTALIKLVTEKGPEYWAGLNNFYVITRYNHSELYAMAVYQLGERIREIHQY
- a CDS encoding D-amino acid aminotransferase — encoded protein: MTPLLYLNGEFIPEDQARVSVMDRGFLFGDGVYEVIPAYAGLPFRLREHLDRLNNSLAAIRMTPPLDHEQWSQILHRLLQQRGSEDQQIYLQITRGAYGKRLHAIPEQVQPTLMAMASPINRRDPELVARGMSVITLEDIRWQRCDIKAITLLANILAQSQAREEGADEAILVRDGLANEGTASNLFMVKEGLVITPPKSTHLLPGITRDLVLELAMEDGIPYAEASISADELESADEIWITSSTKEVMPVTRLNGKPVANGLPGPMWERMDALYAACKERLRLRTQASDNCYE
- a CDS encoding D-alanyl-D-alanine carboxypeptidase family protein; amino-acid sequence: MKILLSMLGCLVLASSLVAAPIASPPKIAATGHLLLDFHSGKVLAENNADKRLEPASLTKIMTAYTVFKELEAGNISLDDQVLVSKKAWKTPGSRMFIEVGKQVSVDDLIHGMIIASGNDACVALAEHITGSEEAFAVLMNKHAVELGMENTHFANATGLPDPNHYSTPEDILKVTRALITEFPQFYPLYSTREFTYNGITQKNRNRLLWRDPSVDGIKTGHTAAAGYCLVASAKRENMRLLSVVMGTKSDEARARESQTLLNFGFRFYQTHRLYNAGTPLRTIRVWKGEVENLGLGVEQDLYVTIPRGSYDKLKARVQIRNSVMAPVSQGQKLGSITLEHDGKVIKEVPLVAQRRVREGGFFHNILDSMLMIFE
- the rodA gene encoding rod shape-determining protein RodA, giving the protein MNPASRSPSGLPVSEPARHRGLLARIHLDLPLLTGLLLLSGYGLVVLYSATGQDMHQVEKQALRLLIAFGAMFFLAQIPPQTLRRWSPWLYGIGVALLLAVLVMGVMGKGAQRWLDLGFMRFQPSELVKLAAPMMLAWFLSSKPLPPNWKQIILSLVLLAIPVLLIAKQPDLGTAILVASSGLFVLFLAGISWRLIIGLGLLAASAAPAVWYLMHDYQRRRVLTFLNPESDPLGSGYHIIQSKIAIGSGGIYGKGWLNGTQSQLEFLPERHTDFIFAVLGEEFGLIGILILIAIFLFIILRGLYMASQAQDSYSRLLAGALILVFFVYLFVNMGMVSGILPVVGVPLPLVSYGGTSLVTLMAGFGMLMSIHTHRKLLPK
- a CDS encoding septal ring lytic transglycosylase RlpA family protein; this encodes MSACSIKTHEFPDEDYGPSTPVDVSQVPDAVPQKVPHSRYGNPDSYTVRGITYHVMKDARNFREQGLASWYGLKFHGKRTSSGEPYDMYAMTAAHKTLPLPTWVKVTNLQNRKSVVVKVNDRGPFHAGRIIDLSYAAASRLGVLGHGTAPVEIVAISAADPVDKGVATDFPLWVQAGAFSNIRNARQLLHRLEQQAGFRGQIKTDNQPSGAIHKVWLGPVENARQLEQLTQQLPRWGIHQYHVVQ
- the lipB gene encoding lipoyl(octanoyl) transferase LipB, which produces MPVPVIIRNLGQQDYLQTWQAMQRFTNNRKPDIPSEIWLLEHPPVFTQGQAGKAEHLLDPGTIPVVQSDRGGQITYHGPGQLIAYLLLDLKSVDRGIRGLVTDMEQSVIGLLAEHGIPAASRPDAPGVYVDKSKIAALGLRVRRGYTYHGLALNLDMDLEPFARINPCGYPGQAVTRLKDLGVDLDMDQAGRELVAQLCRRLNLQPRWQT